In Streptomyces sp. 840.1, one DNA window encodes the following:
- a CDS encoding S9 family peptidase translates to MTETTGSTTDSVPEWEQRFRAPRVSLPDWAEDAPDRALFVSNATGTYELYAWDRATGEQRQVTDRPNGTTDGTLTPDGEAIWWFDDTDGDEFGVWMRRPFNAAPGDSKSEGDSEGAGARGGEAVKDEPAAPGLAPSYPAGLAIGRDGTAVVGRSTDEDGTTVHVVRPGAAPVEIYRHRESAGVGDLSHDGTLIALEHTEHGDAMHSALRVVRPDGSTVAELDDTEGGTKELGLAVLGFAPVAGDTRLLVGHQRRGRWEPMIWDPVAGTETDLAIELPGDVGAEWYPDGSALLIEHGFEARSELWRYGPAAADGALVRVETPTGSVSGATARPDGTVEYLWSSAAEPPVVRSTSGAVVLDPPGAKAPRSVPVEDVWVEGPGGRVHALVQRPAAPAQGPFPTVFEIHGGPTWHDSDAFAGGPAAWVDHGYAVVRVNYRGSTGYGRAWTDALKHRIGLIELEDIAAVREWAVKSGLADPARLVLAGGSWGGYLTLLGLGTQPGDWALGLAAVPVADYVTAYHDEMEALKAMDRTLLGGTPEEVPERFEASSPLTYVDAVRAPVYISAGVNDPRCPIRQVENYVDRLKGRDAVHEVYRYDAGHGSLVVEERIKQVRLELDFAARHLGAPDGLAG, encoded by the coding sequence ATGACTGAGACCACTGGTTCGACGACCGATTCCGTCCCGGAGTGGGAGCAGCGTTTCCGGGCTCCCCGGGTGTCCCTGCCCGACTGGGCGGAGGACGCGCCGGACCGCGCGCTGTTCGTCTCCAACGCGACGGGGACGTACGAGCTGTACGCCTGGGACCGGGCCACCGGCGAGCAGCGCCAGGTGACCGACCGCCCCAACGGGACGACGGACGGCACGCTGACGCCGGACGGCGAGGCCATCTGGTGGTTCGACGACACCGACGGCGACGAGTTCGGGGTGTGGATGCGCCGGCCGTTCAACGCCGCCCCGGGCGACAGCAAGAGTGAGGGCGACAGCGAGGGTGCGGGCGCGCGCGGCGGCGAAGCCGTGAAGGACGAGCCGGCGGCCCCCGGTCTCGCCCCCTCCTACCCCGCCGGGCTCGCGATCGGCCGGGACGGGACGGCGGTGGTAGGCCGTTCGACGGACGAGGACGGCACGACGGTCCACGTCGTACGGCCCGGGGCGGCGCCCGTCGAGATCTACCGTCACCGCGAGTCGGCCGGGGTCGGTGACCTGTCGCACGACGGGACGCTGATCGCGCTGGAGCACACCGAGCACGGCGACGCGATGCACTCCGCGCTGCGCGTGGTGCGGCCGGACGGCAGCACGGTCGCGGAGCTGGACGACACCGAAGGCGGCACGAAGGAGCTGGGCCTCGCGGTTCTCGGCTTCGCACCGGTGGCCGGGGACACCCGGCTGCTGGTCGGGCATCAGCGGCGCGGCCGCTGGGAGCCGATGATCTGGGACCCGGTGGCGGGCACGGAGACGGACCTCGCCATCGAGCTGCCCGGCGATGTGGGGGCCGAGTGGTATCCGGACGGCTCCGCGCTGCTGATCGAGCACGGCTTCGAGGCCCGCAGCGAGCTGTGGCGGTACGGGCCGGCGGCGGCCGACGGCGCCCTGGTGCGGGTGGAGACGCCCACCGGTTCGGTCTCCGGGGCCACCGCCCGCCCGGACGGCACGGTGGAGTACCTCTGGTCCTCGGCCGCAGAGCCCCCCGTCGTCCGGTCCACGTCCGGTGCGGTGGTGCTCGATCCGCCGGGTGCGAAGGCCCCCCGGTCGGTGCCCGTCGAGGACGTGTGGGTGGAGGGTCCCGGGGGCCGCGTCCACGCGCTCGTCCAGCGCCCGGCGGCCCCGGCGCAGGGCCCGTTCCCTACGGTCTTCGAGATCCACGGCGGCCCGACCTGGCACGACAGCGACGCCTTCGCGGGCGGGCCCGCCGCCTGGGTGGACCACGGCTACGCGGTCGTCCGGGTCAACTACCGCGGCTCGACCGGCTACGGCCGGGCCTGGACGGACGCGCTGAAGCACCGGATCGGCCTGATCGAGCTGGAGGACATCGCGGCGGTCCGGGAGTGGGCGGTGAAGTCCGGCCTCGCGGACCCGGCGAGGCTCGTCCTGGCCGGCGGCTCCTGGGGCGGCTACCTGACCCTGCTCGGCCTCGGTACGCAGCCCGGTGACTGGGCCCTGGGCCTGGCCGCCGTCCCGGTCGCGGACTACGTCACGGCCTATCACGACGAGATGGAGGCCCTGAAGGCGATGGACCGCACCCTGCTGGGCGGGACGCCGGAGGAGGTGCCCGAGCGCTTCGAGGCCTCGTCGCCCCTGACCTACGTCGACGCGGTGCGGGCCCCGGTCTACATCTCGGCGGGCGTCAACGACCCGCGCTGCCCGATCCGCCAGGTGGAGAACTACGTGGACCGGCTGAAGGGCCGCGACGCGGTGCACGAGGTCTACCGCTACGACGCGGGGCACGGCTCGCTCGTCGTGGAGGAGCGGATCAAGCAGGTGCGGCTGGAGCTCGACTTCGCCGCCCGTCACCTCGGAGCTCCGGACGGCCTCGCCGGATAG
- a CDS encoding DeoR/GlpR family DNA-binding transcription regulator, whose protein sequence is MGVANRLDLTLRLVQGSDRVSVSELSHRLGVSEMTVRRDLDALERQGLVRRVHGGAVATRSREEGAGFAAREPWEAATKDRLGAAVAAMVEPGSRVLLDAGTTTVHVAEHLAERAPLTVAVLSLQAAVSLADRPGIDLLVVGGRSRPGERSLVGPLALRTLEALAFDCFVLSIGGVHAEHGWSEFSLDDAAVKQAALAGATRTIAVADATKLGVRAFSQVAPLGAVDDFVTDAAAGDAATHPNGPHTLAALRDAGVRTTLARTGP, encoded by the coding sequence ATGGGTGTCGCTAATCGTCTGGACCTGACCCTGCGGTTGGTGCAGGGCTCCGACCGGGTTTCCGTGTCGGAGCTCTCCCATCGCCTGGGGGTCTCCGAAATGACCGTGCGCAGGGACCTCGACGCGCTTGAGCGCCAGGGGCTGGTGCGCAGGGTGCACGGGGGCGCTGTCGCCACGCGGTCCCGCGAGGAAGGGGCCGGGTTCGCGGCGCGCGAGCCCTGGGAGGCCGCGACCAAGGACCGGCTCGGGGCGGCGGTGGCCGCGATGGTGGAGCCGGGGTCCAGGGTGCTGCTGGATGCGGGCACCACCACCGTCCATGTCGCGGAGCACCTCGCCGAACGGGCCCCGCTCACCGTGGCAGTGCTCAGCCTCCAGGCCGCGGTGAGCCTGGCGGACCGGCCCGGGATCGATCTGCTGGTCGTCGGCGGCCGGTCCCGGCCGGGGGAGCGGTCCCTCGTCGGGCCACTGGCCCTGCGGACCCTGGAGGCGCTGGCCTTCGACTGCTTCGTACTGTCCATCGGTGGTGTGCACGCCGAGCACGGGTGGTCGGAGTTCTCGCTGGACGACGCCGCGGTGAAGCAGGCCGCGCTGGCGGGTGCCACCCGGACGATCGCGGTGGCGGACGCGACCAAGCTCGGGGTGCGCGCGTTCAGCCAGGTCGCCCCGCTGGGCGCGGTCGACGACTTCGTCACCGACGCCGCCGCCGGGGACGCCGCCACCCACCCCAACGGCCCCCACACCCTCGCGGCCCTGCGCGATGCGGGCGTCCGCACCACCCTGGCCCGAACCGGGCCGTGA
- a CDS encoding nuclear transport factor 2 family protein — protein MTTPADPRAAVESYWTAADLRDWDTFAATLADEVLYDLPQTRERIRGKERYLSFNREYPGDWRVSVERIVADRDGQQVAVRTLFTVGDQELHAIHFFTFDARGLISEITDFWPEPYEPPAGREHLVERY, from the coding sequence ATGACCACGCCTGCTGATCCGCGCGCCGCTGTCGAGAGTTACTGGACCGCGGCCGATCTCCGAGACTGGGACACCTTCGCGGCCACGCTCGCCGACGAGGTGCTGTACGACCTGCCGCAGACCCGTGAGCGCATTCGCGGCAAGGAGCGCTACCTCAGCTTCAACCGGGAGTATCCGGGGGACTGGCGGGTGAGCGTCGAGCGGATAGTCGCCGACCGGGACGGACAGCAGGTGGCGGTACGGACGCTGTTCACGGTCGGCGACCAGGAGCTGCACGCCATCCACTTCTTCACGTTCGACGCGCGGGGGCTGATCAGCGAGATCACCGACTTCTGGCCCGAGCCGTACGAGCCCCCGGCGGGCCGGGAGCATCTCGTCGAGCGGTACTGA
- a CDS encoding SDR family oxidoreductase: MIIVTGATGKLGRQVVEGLLTRMPADRIGISVRDPQKAKAFADRGVRVRQGSFTDPDSLAHAFEGASQVLIVSVDKMGEECVRQHRAAIDGAVAAGARRILYTSQMGAGHASHFQACRDHAATEDALRASGVPFTSLRNGFYAASAMQFAAQGLESGEIALPSDGPVTWTAHADLADAAAAVLADEGCFDGPTPPLTAGQALTFGDIAGIAATLTGRTITRTTASDAEFREQLMGHGAPAEAADQLLGIFAAARAGEFSAVDPTLATLIGREPITMSTVLSEQPADG; encoded by the coding sequence ATGATCATCGTGACCGGAGCCACTGGAAAGCTCGGGCGCCAGGTCGTCGAGGGACTGCTGACGCGCATGCCGGCGGACCGGATCGGCATCAGCGTCCGCGACCCGCAGAAGGCGAAGGCCTTCGCGGACCGCGGCGTACGAGTGCGGCAGGGCAGCTTCACCGACCCCGACAGCCTCGCCCACGCCTTCGAGGGCGCCTCCCAGGTGCTCATCGTCTCCGTCGACAAGATGGGCGAGGAGTGCGTGCGTCAGCACCGCGCCGCGATCGACGGGGCCGTGGCGGCAGGCGCCCGCCGCATCCTCTACACCAGCCAGATGGGCGCCGGCCACGCCTCGCACTTCCAGGCCTGCCGCGACCACGCCGCCACCGAGGACGCGCTGCGCGCCTCCGGCGTGCCGTTCACCTCGCTGCGCAACGGCTTCTACGCCGCCAGCGCGATGCAGTTCGCCGCCCAGGGCCTGGAGTCCGGAGAGATCGCGCTCCCCTCGGACGGGCCGGTCACCTGGACCGCGCACGCCGACCTCGCTGACGCGGCCGCCGCCGTCCTGGCCGACGAGGGGTGCTTCGACGGGCCCACGCCGCCGCTCACCGCCGGGCAGGCGCTCACGTTCGGCGACATAGCGGGCATCGCCGCCACGCTCACGGGCCGCACGATCACCAGGACCACCGCGTCCGACGCCGAGTTCAGGGAGCAGCTGATGGGCCACGGCGCCCCCGCCGAGGCCGCGGACCAGCTGCTCGGCATCTTCGCGGCCGCCCGCGCCGGCGAATTCTCCGCCGTGGACCCGACGCTGGCCACCCTGATCGGGCGCGAACCCATCACCATGAGCACCGTGCTGAGCGAGCAGCCGGCCGACGGATGA
- a CDS encoding TetR/AcrR family transcriptional regulator: MSPRPRDTDRATGTDTGNDTGTDAGSGADVETSAQPRQRIIEAAAGLLAREGRDAVTTRAVAVAAGVQPPAIYRMFGDKGGLLDAVAEYGFARFLATKHVDPDPPDLIEDLRGGWDLAVEFGLANPALFSLMYSEPTRPTSAAFRAGLDVLMGRIRRLAAGGWLRVDEALAAMLIHATARGAVLTWLSLPEDRRDPALLTTLRESMVAAVTTQEPAVQDTGPAGAARSLRAALPEQTVLSGAEQHLLREWLDRVAAEG; the protein is encoded by the coding sequence ATGTCACCACGTCCACGCGATACCGACAGAGCTACCGGCACTGACACGGGTAACGACACCGGCACTGATGCCGGCAGCGGTGCCGACGTCGAGACCAGCGCGCAGCCCAGGCAGCGGATCATCGAGGCGGCGGCCGGTCTGCTGGCGCGCGAGGGACGCGACGCCGTCACCACCCGCGCGGTCGCGGTCGCTGCGGGCGTCCAGCCCCCGGCGATCTACCGCATGTTCGGTGACAAGGGCGGACTCCTCGACGCGGTGGCCGAGTACGGCTTCGCCCGGTTCCTCGCGACCAAGCACGTGGACCCCGACCCGCCGGACCTCATCGAGGACCTGAGGGGCGGGTGGGATCTGGCGGTCGAGTTCGGCCTGGCCAACCCGGCGTTGTTCTCGCTGATGTACAGCGAGCCCACGCGGCCCACGTCGGCGGCTTTCAGGGCGGGCCTGGACGTCCTCATGGGGCGGATCCGGCGGCTGGCCGCCGGGGGCTGGCTCCGTGTCGACGAGGCGCTCGCGGCGATGCTCATCCACGCCACGGCGCGGGGTGCGGTGCTCACCTGGCTGTCGCTGCCCGAGGACCGGCGCGACCCGGCGCTGCTGACGACGCTCCGGGAGTCCATGGTCGCCGCGGTGACCACTCAGGAGCCTGCGGTGCAGGACACGGGCCCGGCCGGGGCGGCCCGCTCCCTGCGCGCCGCGCTGCCGGAGCAGACGGTGCTCAGTGGCGCGGAGCAGCACCTGCTGAGGGAGTGGCTGGACCGCGTGGCCGCCGAGGGCTGA
- a CDS encoding NUDIX domain-containing protein: MTAGLDTPDRRGRTGLDRHGRDLTGNPRVRVRDVEVLSCDWYVLRRTTFDYLHSDGHWSQEQRETYDRGDGATILLHNTERRTVLLTRQFRLPAYVNGHPDGMLIETAAGLLDGDAPEEAIRREAAEETGYVIGVPEPVFTVYMSPGSVTERLHFYAAPYDPGSSVTAVATEATEAADGHEYAYEYGHGVAEEGEDIATVELPFDEALAMIRSGEIADAKTIMLLQWAALEGPYGPSGPYRRSGP; the protein is encoded by the coding sequence GTGACCGCCGGCCTCGACACCCCGGACCGGCGCGGGCGCACCGGCCTGGACCGGCACGGCCGCGACCTCACCGGCAACCCGCGCGTCCGCGTCAGGGACGTGGAGGTGCTCTCCTGCGACTGGTACGTCCTGCGCAGGACGACCTTCGACTACCTGCACAGCGACGGGCATTGGAGTCAGGAGCAGCGCGAGACGTACGACCGGGGCGACGGCGCCACGATCCTGCTCCACAACACCGAACGCCGCACGGTGCTGCTGACCCGCCAGTTCCGCCTGCCCGCGTACGTGAACGGGCACCCCGACGGGATGCTGATCGAGACCGCCGCCGGACTGCTGGACGGTGACGCCCCGGAGGAGGCCATCCGCAGGGAGGCGGCCGAGGAGACCGGGTACGTCATCGGCGTCCCGGAGCCGGTGTTCACCGTCTACATGAGCCCGGGGTCGGTCACCGAACGCCTGCACTTCTACGCCGCTCCGTACGACCCCGGATCTTCGGTGACCGCTGTGGCTACGGAGGCCACGGAGGCGGCCGATGGGCACGAGTACGCGTACGAGTACGGGCATGGGGTCGCCGAGGAGGGCGAGGACATCGCGACGGTGGAACTCCCCTTCGACGAGGCCCTCGCGATGATCCGCAGCGGCGAGATCGCCGACGCCAAAACCATCATGCTGCTCCAGTGGGCAGCCCTGGAAGGTCCGTACGGTCCGTCGGGGCCGTACCGGCGTTCCGGTCCCTGA
- a CDS encoding bifunctional 2-polyprenyl-6-hydroxyphenol methylase/3-demethylubiquinol 3-O-methyltransferase UbiG, with protein MHTPIPVDWRDANRAMWDERVPIHSSSDFYDLDSFRAGKDSLRAFELAEVGDVTGRSLLHLQCHIGLDTLSWARRGAAQVVGLDFSEPAVETARSLAQDIGLAPDRAAFVVADVNDAAEAVPDSSYDIVYTGVGALNWLPDIDHWAETAASLVAPGGFLYLAEFHPLTDCLDDATGERIVHDYFSRDAWVDETPGTYADFDAPTVHNRSVEWQHPVGSVVSALAAAGLRIEFLHEHDTSLFARFPVLERQPDGCYRFPAERPRIPLMYSIKATRPARLP; from the coding sequence ATGCATACACCGATACCCGTCGACTGGCGCGATGCCAACCGCGCCATGTGGGATGAACGTGTGCCCATCCACAGCAGCAGCGACTTCTACGACCTGGACTCCTTCCGCGCGGGCAAGGACTCCCTGCGGGCCTTCGAGCTGGCGGAGGTCGGGGACGTGACGGGCAGGTCGCTCCTGCACCTCCAGTGCCACATCGGGCTCGACACCCTCTCCTGGGCCAGGCGCGGCGCCGCCCAGGTCGTCGGCCTCGACTTCTCCGAGCCGGCCGTCGAGACCGCGCGCTCGCTGGCCCAGGACATCGGCCTGGCCCCGGACCGGGCGGCGTTCGTCGTCGCCGACGTCAACGACGCGGCGGAGGCCGTCCCGGACTCCTCGTACGACATCGTCTACACCGGTGTCGGGGCGCTGAACTGGCTGCCCGACATCGACCACTGGGCCGAGACGGCGGCCTCGCTCGTGGCGCCCGGAGGATTCCTCTACCTGGCGGAGTTCCATCCGCTGACCGACTGCCTCGACGACGCGACCGGTGAACGGATCGTGCACGACTACTTCAGCCGCGACGCCTGGGTGGACGAGACCCCGGGCACGTACGCGGACTTCGACGCGCCGACCGTCCACAACCGCAGCGTCGAGTGGCAGCACCCGGTGGGCAGTGTCGTCTCGGCACTCGCGGCGGCCGGGCTGCGGATCGAGTTCCTGCACGAGCACGACACCTCACTCTTCGCACGTTTTCCCGTGCTGGAGCGGCAGCCGGACGGCTGCTACCGCTTCCCGGCGGAGCGGCCGCGCATCCCGCTGATGTACTCGATCAAGGCGACCCGCCCGGCACGGCTTCCCTAG
- a CDS encoding isochorismatase family protein: protein MSVSTSLRDVIGLDNTLPRLGAATLLMIDFQNTYRSGVMALEGSEAALAAGARLLAAAREAGTPVIHIVNDGGKGGPYDIRAEIGAISPEVAPVEGESVVVKQFPDAFRDTDLEKVLRGRGAGPDLVLAGFMTHMCVTFTAQGAFNHGYRPTVVAEATATRSLTAPDGEVLPAAALQAAALTTVADLFGTVAPTVGHLANSHI, encoded by the coding sequence ATGAGCGTCTCCACGTCCCTGCGCGATGTCATCGGTCTCGACAACACGCTGCCCCGCCTCGGTGCGGCCACCCTGCTCATGATCGACTTCCAGAACACCTACCGCAGCGGCGTCATGGCGCTGGAGGGCTCCGAAGCCGCCCTGGCGGCCGGCGCGCGGCTGCTGGCCGCCGCCCGCGAGGCCGGTACGCCGGTCATCCACATCGTCAACGACGGCGGCAAGGGCGGCCCGTACGACATCCGGGCGGAGATCGGTGCCATCAGCCCCGAGGTGGCCCCTGTGGAAGGGGAGTCGGTCGTCGTCAAGCAGTTCCCCGACGCCTTCCGGGACACGGACCTGGAGAAGGTCCTGCGGGGGCGGGGCGCCGGTCCGGACCTGGTGCTGGCCGGGTTCATGACCCACATGTGCGTCACCTTCACGGCCCAGGGCGCCTTCAACCACGGCTACCGGCCCACGGTCGTGGCCGAGGCCACCGCCACCCGCTCCCTGACCGCCCCCGACGGCGAGGTACTGCCCGCCGCCGCTCTCCAGGCCGCCGCCCTGACCACCGTCGCGGACCTCTTCGGCACCGTGGCCCCGACAGTCGGCCACCTCGCGAACTCACACATCTAA
- a CDS encoding DUF4406 domain-containing protein translates to MTPVPRPLMILVAGPYRSGTGDDPARLDAHVRAMNRTALVLFRAGHLPLTGEALALPLVEAAGGTRPGDPVFEEIFHPVAERLLARCDAVLRIGGPSAGADRMVARAGELGLDVYTGIDEIPAAR, encoded by the coding sequence ATGACCCCCGTCCCGCGCCCCCTGATGATCCTGGTCGCCGGCCCCTACCGGTCGGGGACCGGGGACGATCCGGCCAGACTCGACGCCCATGTGCGCGCGATGAACCGGACCGCGCTGGTGCTCTTCCGCGCCGGGCATCTGCCGCTCACCGGTGAGGCCCTGGCCCTTCCCCTGGTCGAGGCCGCGGGGGGCACACGGCCGGGGGATCCGGTCTTCGAGGAGATCTTCCACCCCGTGGCCGAACGCCTGCTGGCGCGCTGCGACGCCGTACTGCGCATCGGAGGCCCTTCGGCCGGCGCGGACCGGATGGTGGCGAGGGCCGGGGAGCTGGGCCTGGACGTCTACACCGGCATCGACGAGATCCCGGCCGCCCGGTGA
- a CDS encoding SGNH/GDSL hydrolase family protein: protein MSVRRFWASASTLILAAAAALGMAQTASATPSAAAGGYVALGDSYSSGVGAGNYLSDSGDCRRSTNAYAYLWAAAHSPSSFDFVACSGATTSSVAGSQLGPLNSSTSLVSVTAGGNDVGFADVMQDCVLSGEDACLASVDSAVSQMNGSLPAGLSSLYGSIHSKAPQAHVVVLGYPRFYEIGGSCVAGLTETERTAINNASDVLNGVIAKQAADAGFTFSGVADEFTGHELCSGDPWLHSVSIPIENSYHPKAEGQSGGYLPAFSSAA, encoded by the coding sequence ATGTCAGTACGGAGATTCTGGGCGTCCGCATCCACTCTGATCCTCGCCGCCGCAGCTGCTCTGGGCATGGCCCAGACGGCCTCGGCAACCCCCTCGGCCGCCGCCGGCGGGTACGTCGCCCTCGGTGACTCGTACTCGTCCGGCGTCGGGGCGGGGAACTACCTCTCCGACAGCGGTGACTGCCGGCGCAGCACCAACGCCTACGCCTACCTCTGGGCGGCGGCGCACTCGCCTTCCTCCTTCGACTTCGTCGCCTGTTCGGGCGCCACCACGAGCTCGGTGGCGGGCAGCCAGCTCGGCCCGCTGAACTCGTCCACCTCCTTGGTCAGCGTGACGGCGGGCGGTAACGACGTCGGGTTCGCGGACGTCATGCAGGACTGCGTGCTGTCCGGCGAGGACGCCTGCCTCGCAAGCGTGGACTCGGCCGTCTCGCAGATGAACGGCTCACTGCCTGCCGGTCTGAGCTCGCTCTACGGGTCCATCCACTCGAAGGCCCCGCAGGCACATGTCGTGGTGCTCGGCTACCCGCGCTTCTACGAGATCGGCGGAAGCTGCGTCGCCGGGCTCACGGAGACGGAACGCACGGCCATCAACAACGCGTCCGACGTGTTGAACGGAGTGATCGCCAAGCAGGCCGCCGACGCGGGATTCACCTTCTCCGGCGTCGCGGACGAGTTCACCGGACACGAGCTGTGCTCCGGCGACCCGTGGCTCCACAGCGTCTCGATCCCCATCGAGAACTCGTATCACCCCAAGGCCGAGGGACAGTCGGGCGGCTATCTGCCCGCCTTCAGCTCGGCCGCGTAG
- a CDS encoding GlxA family transcriptional regulator has product MSSSTCRVVIAVFPDVDLLDVTGPAEVFALANRETGGDAGYEVRLAGPERGPFVTSAGVRLVADLAFAEVGAAVDTLLVPGAVDMRPEGPVARVDEDVVAWVRETAPHARRIASVCVGAHVLAAAGLLDGRRATTHWSTAAQLAADHPEVRVDPDPIFVRSGKVWTGAGISTCMDLALALVAEDHSEELALVVARQLVMYLRRQGGQSQFSVPLSRPAASRRDIDELRVFITGHLDGDLSAPALAERMCLSERHFARVFHQETGTSPAAYVEAARVEAARRLLEATDEPLERVAAAVGLGSVETLHRAFRKQISTTPAAYRRRFRTTV; this is encoded by the coding sequence ATGTCCTCCAGCACCTGCCGCGTCGTGATCGCGGTCTTCCCCGATGTCGACCTCCTCGACGTCACCGGTCCGGCCGAGGTGTTCGCCCTGGCCAACCGGGAGACCGGCGGCGATGCGGGCTACGAGGTCAGGCTGGCCGGCCCCGAGCGGGGCCCCTTCGTCACGTCGGCGGGGGTGCGTCTCGTGGCGGATCTGGCGTTCGCGGAGGTGGGGGCCGCGGTGGACACCCTGCTGGTGCCCGGCGCCGTCGACATGCGCCCGGAAGGGCCGGTGGCCCGGGTCGACGAGGACGTGGTGGCCTGGGTGCGGGAGACCGCTCCGCACGCCCGCCGTATCGCGTCGGTGTGCGTGGGCGCGCACGTACTGGCGGCGGCCGGTCTCCTGGACGGGCGGCGGGCGACCACCCACTGGTCGACCGCCGCGCAGCTGGCGGCCGACCACCCCGAGGTACGGGTGGACCCCGACCCGATCTTCGTACGCTCCGGCAAGGTGTGGACGGGCGCGGGCATCAGCACCTGCATGGACCTGGCGCTGGCCCTGGTGGCGGAGGACCACAGCGAGGAACTGGCGCTGGTGGTGGCCAGGCAGCTGGTGATGTACCTCAGACGGCAGGGCGGCCAGAGCCAGTTCAGCGTCCCGCTGAGCCGGCCTGCCGCGAGCCGCCGGGACATCGACGAACTGCGGGTGTTCATCACCGGGCACCTGGACGGCGACCTCTCGGCGCCCGCGCTCGCGGAACGCATGTGTCTGAGCGAGCGGCACTTCGCCCGGGTCTTCCACCAGGAGACCGGCACCAGCCCGGCCGCGTACGTGGAAGCGGCCAGGGTCGAGGCGGCGCGCCGACTGCTCGAAGCCACCGATGAGCCGCTGGAACGGGTCGCCGCAGCGGTCGGTCTGGGCTCGGTCGAGACGCTGCACCGGGCGTTCCGCAAGCAGATCAGCACCACCCCGGCCGCCTACCGCCGCCGCTTCCGCACAACAGTCTGA